GGCGCGTTGGCTGACTAGCTTCAGCAGCCCGCGACGGCTGGAGAAGTCCTTTTTGTGCGCCCGCATGTGCTCGGTAAGGGAATTGATCCGCTTTGTGAGCAACGCGATTTGCACTTCGGGCGACCCGGTGTCCGTATCGTCCCGCCGGAACTGGGTAATGAGTCCGGACTTCTCTTCCTTCGTGATCGACATCGTCCCGGTCTCCGCTTCCTCCGCCGCGTCGCACTCCTGCCATCAGTTACGAAACGACGTTTAGTTACACACTCTTTCTGGATTTATGCAATGTACCGGCACCCGACTAGGTGACAAGAGGGGAAAATGCGGTGCGGCACCGGTCGCGTCCCTCACCGCCCGCCTGTTTCCTAAAAAGAGAGGGACAAACTACCGCCAGCGGATTTTCCCTCGCCTTTCATTTTTAGAGAAGGCCAGGGTAGGTTCTCATACTCCCGCCCACCTTCTTTAACGAGGCCAATCAACCATGCACCCCGCCTACGCCCTTTCCGACACCGCGACCGTGTTCAGCCCCGCGCTGGTGTTCTTCCCGGAACTGATTCGCAAGAACATCGCGCGCGTGATCGAAATGGCCGGCGGTCCGGCGCGGCTCAGGCCACACGTGAAGACGCACAAGACGGTCGAGATCGCGAAAATGCTCCTTGATGCGGGCGTGACGAAACACAAGTGTGCCACGATTGCTGAGGCCGAAATGCTCGCGAACGCGGGTGCGCCCGACGTGCTGATCGCGTACCCGCTGGTGGGGCCGAACATCGGGCGCGCCGGCGCTCTGATCCGCAAGTTCCCGGGAACGCGGTTCTCCACGCTCATCGACGACTCAAACATGACCCACGAACTCTCCACCGCGATGCACGCGGCCGGGGTAGAGATCGGTGTCGTGCTCGACCTGGATGTGGGTCAGCACCGCACCGGAATCGCGATCGGGGACGGGGCCTTTTCTCTTTATGAACTGGCCGGGTCGCTACCCGCGCTGCGTCCAGAAGGCTTCCAGCTTTATGACGGGCATAATAATCAGCCGGACCGGGCCGAGCGCGAGAAGGCCGTGCGCGACTTCATCCAGCCGGTGTTGGAACTGCGCGCGAAAGCAGAGGCGAAGGGCGTTCCGGTTCCGCGACTCGTGTGCGGCGGTACTCCGAGCTTCCCTGTATACGCGGCAATGACCGATGTGCCGGGGATTGAGTGCTCGCCGGGCACGTTCGTGCTGCACGATGCGGGTTACGGACCGAAGTACGCGGACCTGGCCGGCATCACCCCGGCCGCGGTGCTGGTGACTCGCGTAATCAGCCGACCAACTGCGGACCGCGTGACGCTCGATTTGGGGAACAAGGCGGTCGCGGCCGATCCGGTGCTGGAGAAGCGCGTGACGCTGCTCGACTTCCCGGAGTACAAGACCGTCGGCCACAACGAAGAGCACCTCATTGTCGAAACGGCCGGAGCCGCGGCGTACAAGCCGGGCGACTTGGTCTACGCGCTTCCCGGGCACATCTGCCCGACGGTCGCACTGCACAACCACGTTCTCATTGCGGATGGCGGTAAGATCGTGGGTCGGTGGGACGTGGCCTCGCGCGTCCGGGTGCTGACCGTGTGAGGAGTCGTGGAGTAAGCGGCGCGCAAGTGCGCGCGCTCATGCCCGAAGTGCTCGAATTCCTCCGGGCAAGCGCCTTGGCATTTTTGAACAATCGCCCAATCGCCATACCGTTTCGAGTTCAGTAGTCGCCAGAAACGACCTCGCTGCCCGCGCGGGTCACGAGTGCGGTGAGCACGTTCACGTCGGTCGAGACGCGGACCGCCTTCACGCTCCCATCCACGAACACGAAGGCGGTCACGCCCGGGTGCGGCCCGCCGAAGCTGCTGTTGGCGAACGGCAGGGTCTGGTTATCGGGCGGCAGCAGCGGGCGCGTGTCGCCGTTCACGTTACTGATGCCCATCATCCGGCGCGTATTGTTGCGGTTCCCGCCGAACACGCTGCGGTCCTCGTTCTTCCCACGCAGCGAGTTCGGGCGGATCGACTTCTCCCCGAACATCGTGGTGTTGCTGGTCCCGTCGGTGACGCTCCCGAAGTTGGTCTGGCTCGACCACTTGGTGACGTACACGCGCCCGGCCGAATCGGTCGCGACGTAGGGCACGTTCGGGATGATGGCCCCGGTGGATGCCGTGTACGCGGCGTGCGTGCCGAAGCTCGCGGCGTAGTCCGTCAGCGCGGCCCCTTCCGGGCGGAAGTCGCTCACGCTGGGCACCGCGGTCGGGCGCGACGGGCACAGGTAGATCTTGATCTGGGTCTGAACGGCCGGGAGCGGTTGCTCGGACGCAACGTAGCGGATGTCCCACAGATTGTACTGGGCGGTCTGTTCGATGTACGGCAGCAGGAGCGCGCCCCAGGTCGCCCACCCGTCCAGCTTCTCGGAGTTGTCGCCGATGAACGCGGGGGGCAGGAACTGGTACGAGTCGTGGAAGTTGTGCGCGGCCAGGCCGATCTGCTTCAAGTTGTTCTGGCACTGGAGCCGCGCCGCGGCCTCGCGCACCTTCTGAACGGCCGGGAGGAGCAATCCGATGAGGATCGCAATAATGGCAATTACGACCAGCAACTCGATTAGCGTGAAGGCACTTGGCCGGGTCTTGCGGTTCA
The Gemmata palustris DNA segment above includes these coding regions:
- the rpsO gene encoding 30S ribosomal protein S15 codes for the protein MSITKEEKSGLITQFRRDDTDTGSPEVQIALLTKRINSLTEHMRAHKKDFSSRRGLLKLVSQRADLLKYLRQTDRDRYLAVIGKLGLRK
- a CDS encoding D-TA family PLP-dependent enzyme, whose product is MHPAYALSDTATVFSPALVFFPELIRKNIARVIEMAGGPARLRPHVKTHKTVEIAKMLLDAGVTKHKCATIAEAEMLANAGAPDVLIAYPLVGPNIGRAGALIRKFPGTRFSTLIDDSNMTHELSTAMHAAGVEIGVVLDLDVGQHRTGIAIGDGAFSLYELAGSLPALRPEGFQLYDGHNNQPDRAEREKAVRDFIQPVLELRAKAEAKGVPVPRLVCGGTPSFPVYAAMTDVPGIECSPGTFVLHDAGYGPKYADLAGITPAAVLVTRVISRPTADRVTLDLGNKAVAADPVLEKRVTLLDFPEYKTVGHNEEHLIVETAGAAAYKPGDLVYALPGHICPTVALHNHVLIADGGKIVGRWDVASRVRVLTV
- a CDS encoding DUF1559 domain-containing protein encodes the protein MNRKTRPSAFTLIELLVVIAIIAILIGLLLPAVQKVREAAARLQCQNNLKQIGLAAHNFHDSYQFLPPAFIGDNSEKLDGWATWGALLLPYIEQTAQYNLWDIRYVASEQPLPAVQTQIKIYLCPSRPTAVPSVSDFRPEGAALTDYAASFGTHAAYTASTGAIIPNVPYVATDSAGRVYVTKWSSQTNFGSVTDGTSNTTMFGEKSIRPNSLRGKNEDRSVFGGNRNNTRRMMGISNVNGDTRPLLPPDNQTLPFANSSFGGPHPGVTAFVFVDGSVKAVRVSTDVNVLTALVTRAGSEVVSGDY